The Planctomycetota bacterium genome window below encodes:
- a CDS encoding DUF1559 domain-containing protein — MPGATSPDGRRLTGEGGMDWQTPERTRIIRRTRTGFTLVELLVVIAIIGTLVGMLLPAVQAAREAARRSSCLNNMRQIGLSLHNYLSATGKLPSSRPPAKTTPASVMAWPVVVLDYFEEGSLSRLYDKTVAWNAGVNVTAGTTVIPLFVCPSTAGSSRRAAAGTGTAVDGKVMGPLDYIVMHRLRHRFYTANGLTNPGGTADQEGPLVLGRATRVAEISDGLSQTIMIMEDAARPDFHLLKRNQNSALPRPEGFGWTDPDGASGSMDGTDATTGAINGSSGTGRCIMTCNNDSEPYSFHPGGMVVCMADGSGRFVSEQVSADVFAALLTAKGGDIANGEY; from the coding sequence ATGCCCGGGGCGACGAGCCCGGACGGCCGTCGGCTCACAGGAGAGGGTGGCATGGACTGGCAGACCCCTGAACGCACACGAATCATACGGCGGACACGGACCGGATTCACGCTCGTTGAACTGCTCGTCGTCATCGCCATCATCGGCACGCTCGTCGGGATGCTCCTCCCGGCGGTTCAGGCGGCGCGCGAGGCGGCGCGGCGCTCGAGTTGCCTCAACAACATGCGGCAGATCGGCCTGTCGCTCCACAACTACCTCTCGGCCACCGGCAAGCTCCCCAGCTCGCGTCCGCCGGCGAAGACGACCCCTGCGTCGGTAATGGCGTGGCCGGTCGTCGTGCTCGATTACTTCGAGGAGGGGAGCCTGTCGAGGCTCTACGACAAGACCGTCGCTTGGAATGCCGGTGTGAACGTCACCGCTGGCACCACCGTGATCCCGCTGTTCGTCTGCCCGTCGACGGCGGGATCTTCGCGGCGTGCGGCGGCAGGCACCGGGACGGCGGTCGATGGCAAGGTGATGGGGCCGCTCGATTACATCGTCATGCATCGCCTCCGGCACCGCTTCTACACGGCCAACGGTCTGACGAATCCCGGTGGGACCGCCGATCAGGAAGGTCCGTTGGTGCTCGGTCGCGCGACCCGCGTCGCGGAGATCAGCGACGGCCTCAGCCAGACGATCATGATCATGGAGGATGCGGCGCGCCCCGACTTCCATCTGCTGAAGCGCAATCAGAATTCCGCGCTTCCGCGGCCCGAGGGATTCGGGTGGACCGACCCGGACGGTGCCTCGGGATCGATGGACGGGACCGACGCCACGACCGGGGCGATCAACGGGTCGAGTGGAACGGGACGGTGCATCATGACCTGCAATAACGACAGCGAGCCCTATTCGTTTCATCCGGGCGGCATGGTCGTGTGCATGGCTGACGGTTCGGGGCGCTTCGTCTCCGAGCAGGTCAGCGCCGACGTGTTCGCCGCGCTGCTGACTGCCAAGGGGGGCGACATCGCCAACGGCGAGTACTGA
- a CDS encoding Gfo/Idh/MocA family oxidoreductase: MSRPSSRSGLPGQRERLRTLSRNRSMASTRRDMIRGGAAVAASALATGAVAAADAPLAVALVGCGGMGRGHLERLVKRGDVRVSHLCDVDAERLAAARKIVTDSGAPDPHATADLRETLADRALAAVWIATPDHWHGPAAILAADAGKHVYVEKPCAHNVREGRLMIDAARRNNVVMQVGTQSRSAPLIRSAIERLRAGAIGEVLVAKAWNSQRRGSIGHAMPSDPPATLHYDHWVGPAAWQPYQKNLLPGVWRFWRGFGCGDIGNDGVHEIDIARWGLGVDTHPDAVAGLGGKYFFDDDQQFPDTQYCVWEWPGADGRRRQLVFEQRDWSPYVQEGHENGNAFYGTKGMLVLGKRTGWQLYGERNKLVEEEKGNVDIGPHHDDFLDCIRRGATAGAPGDRAHADIEEGHRSAVLVHLGNIACSLRRTLRFDPAAEQVVGDAEAGALLRRAYRDGHWAVPRGV, encoded by the coding sequence ATGTCACGGCCCTCGAGCCGCTCGGGACTGCCGGGGCAGCGTGAGCGGCTCCGAACCCTGTCGAGGAACCGATCCATGGCGAGCACGCGGCGTGACATGATCCGGGGAGGCGCGGCGGTGGCGGCCTCGGCGCTAGCGACCGGTGCCGTGGCGGCGGCAGACGCGCCGCTGGCCGTCGCCCTGGTCGGCTGTGGGGGGATGGGACGTGGCCACCTCGAGCGGCTCGTGAAGCGCGGCGACGTGCGCGTTTCGCACCTCTGCGACGTCGATGCCGAGCGGCTCGCAGCGGCGCGGAAGATCGTCACCGATTCGGGTGCGCCTGATCCGCACGCCACGGCCGATCTCCGCGAGACGCTCGCCGACCGCGCGCTGGCGGCAGTCTGGATCGCGACCCCCGACCACTGGCATGGCCCGGCGGCGATCCTCGCCGCCGACGCCGGGAAGCACGTGTATGTCGAGAAGCCCTGCGCTCACAACGTGCGCGAGGGGCGGCTGATGATCGACGCGGCGCGGCGCAACAACGTCGTGATGCAGGTCGGCACGCAGAGCCGCAGCGCCCCCCTGATCCGCAGCGCCATCGAGCGGCTCCGGGCCGGGGCGATCGGCGAGGTGCTCGTGGCCAAGGCGTGGAACAGCCAGCGGCGCGGGTCGATCGGCCATGCCATGCCGAGCGATCCCCCGGCCACGCTCCACTACGACCACTGGGTCGGCCCGGCCGCCTGGCAGCCCTATCAGAAGAACCTGCTTCCGGGCGTGTGGCGCTTCTGGCGCGGCTTCGGCTGCGGCGACATCGGCAACGACGGTGTCCACGAGATCGACATCGCCCGCTGGGGCCTCGGCGTCGATACCCATCCGGATGCCGTCGCCGGTCTCGGCGGGAAATACTTCTTCGACGACGACCAGCAGTTTCCCGACACGCAGTACTGTGTGTGGGAGTGGCCCGGGGCCGATGGCCGGCGCCGCCAGTTGGTCTTCGAGCAGCGCGACTGGTCGCCGTATGTCCAGGAGGGGCACGAGAACGGCAACGCGTTTTACGGCACCAAGGGGATGCTCGTGCTCGGCAAGCGGACCGGCTGGCAGCTCTACGGCGAGCGCAACAAACTCGTCGAGGAGGAGAAGGGCAACGTCGACATCGGCCCCCACCACGACGACTTCCTCGACTGCATCCGCCGCGGGGCCACGGCCGGCGCCCCGGGCGATCGGGCCCATGCCGACATCGAGGAGGGGCACCGCTCGGCTGTCCTCGTCCATCTGGGCAACATCGCCTGCAGCCTCCGCCGGACGCTCCGGTTCGACCCTGCGGCCGAGCAGGTCGTCGGCGATGCCGAGGCCGGAGCGCTGCTCCGCCGCGCCTACCGCGACGGCCACTGGGCCGTGCCGCGCGGCGTCTGA